A genomic region of Ochotona princeps isolate mOchPri1 chromosome 17, mOchPri1.hap1, whole genome shotgun sequence contains the following coding sequences:
- the AATK gene encoding serine/threonine-protein kinase LMTK1, producing the protein MSSPFFNPSFAFSSHLDPDSSPLGELSWSPSLAVVAVSFSGLFTVIVLMLACLCCKKGGIGFKEFENADGEESAAARSAQGSPAAAALGGPDVYVLPLTELCLPMAKQPGRSVQLLKSTELGRHSLLYLKEIGHGWFGKVFLGEVNSGVSSTQVVVKELQVSASVQEQVQFLEEAQPHRALQHSNLLQCLAQCAEVTPYLLVMEFCALGDLKGYLQSCRVSESMAPDALTLQRMACEVACGLLHLHRHNYVHSDLALRNCLLTADLTAKIGDYGLSHCKYREDYFVTADQLWVPLRWIAPELVDEVHGNLLVAGQTKASNVWSLGVTIWELFELGVQPYPHHSDRQVLAYAVREQQLKLPKPQLQLTLSDRWYEVMQFCWLQPEQRPTAEEVHLLLAYLCAKGATEAEEEFERRWRSLRPVGGSAGSGSGPALGSASGELAASNSSFPLLEQFAGEGFHVDGDDVLTVTETSRGLNFEYKWEAVRGAGDTFAPPGATRLQELCAPDGAPGVVPVLSAHSPSLGSEYFIRLEEAAPAAGHDPDCAGCVPGPRTAQDSDSDSGAGASLAVEPLLGPAPAAASWGPCDPQSNARAEPCRPRSPSPGGPAAQDADWGAVAFCPPFLEDPSAARLSPGVEEEETGAAEARRAQRGHWSSNVSANNNSGSRGPEAWDPGFSDSCPSPKLSPRASPEQEDPREPLLGPQSARPSPGPGRCLGLPHLWIDPWPEAAWLGTDGQQAHLAEPQLAEEAESSGGPQLLVPSVPSPSQEGAPLPSEGAGAPDALPGSPTPAACCQAPDSSCSPPELEVASGDEEDAAARATEAVTPSLREKPATMLAGQPQDPKDSLALPCAESEGGCEPAGPLAAGPPGGQPRALDSGYDTENYESPEFLLKEAQEASQELGSPGLGPETLLATPRGALREKNPYRDSAYFSDLDAEPDPPSALGKQQVHSPGAERGLGSPQEAAQGTGSAEVWLPAVAPEPGSPHTPGPARSLGLVLLPGALLKPGGSSLEPSGFPQERAEDPLCQASPGGPPATPGGHSLEEEEEDSEDSEESDEELRCYSVQEPEEESEEEVAAVPVVVAESQSAHSLRGLLKGPGLLSRALRDGLEHKKKAVSFFDAVTVYLFDQESPARDPAEPPPCAKEQPPTFLAGSPRAPGRPRPSDGSPAAEGGGFEREDLPLTPAKATLAPAAPTPATAPAPASRFTVLPTPASRFSITHVSDADAQAVGGPAASATDA; encoded by the exons GAGTTTGAGAATGCCGACGGGGAGGAGTCCGCGGCCGCGCGCTCGGCACAGGGCTCCCCGGCCGCCGCGGCGCTGGGTGGCCCCGACGTGTACGTGCTTCCGCTCACCGAGCTCTGCCTGCCCATGGCCAAGCAGCCTGGGCGCTCAG TGCAACTGCTCAAGTCCACGGAGCTGGGCCGGCATAGCCTGCTGTACCTGAAGGAGATTGGGCACGGCTGGTTCGGGAAG gtgTTTCTGGGGGAGGTGAACTCGGGGGTGAGCAGCACCCAGGTGGTGGTGAAGGAGCTGCAGGTGAGCGCCAGCGTGCAGGAACAGGTGCAGTTCCTGGAGGAGGCCCAGCCCCACAG GGCCCTGCAGCACAGCAACCTGCTCCAGTGCCTGGCCCAGTGCGCTGAGGTGACACCCTACCTGCTGGTCATGGAGTTCTGTGCCCTG GGTGACCTCAAGGGTTACCTGCAGAGCTGTCGGGTGAGCGAGTCGATGGCGCCCGACGCCCTGACCCTGCAGCGCATGGCCTGCGAGGTGGCCTgtgggctgctgcacctgcaccGCCACAACTACGTGCACAG CGACCTGGCCTTGCGCAACTGCCTGTTGACAGCCGACCTGACGGCCAAAATCGGCGACTACGGTCTTTCTCATTGCAAGTACCGG GAAGACTACTTTGTGACAGCTGACCAGCTGTGGGTGCCACTGCGCTGGATCGCGCCCGAGCTGGTGGATGAGGTGCATGGCAACCTGCTGGTGgcgggccagaccaaagccagcaatGTGTG GTCCCTGGGAGTGACCATCTGGGAGCTGTTTGAGCTGGGCGTTCAGCCCTACCCCCATCACTCGGACCGGCAGGTGCTGGCCTACGCGGTGCGGGAGCAGCAGCTCAAACTACCCAAGCCACAGCTGCAGCTGACCCTGTCTGACCGCTG GTATGAGGTGATGCAGTTTTGCTGGCTGCAGCCGGAGCAGCGGCCCACGGCTGAGGAGGTGCACCTACTGCTTGCCTACCTGTGCGCCAAGGGCGCCACCGAGGCCGAAGAAGAGTTCGAGCGGCGCTGGCGCTCCCTGCGGCCCGTTGGGGGCTCCGCGGGGTCGGGGTCGGGGCCGGCGCTGGGCAGCGCCTCGGGGGAGCTGGCCGCCTCCAACTCGTCTTTCCCGCTACTGGAACAGTTTGCGGGTGAAGGCTTCCACGTGGACGGCGACGACGTCCTGACCGTGACTGAGACCAGCCGTGGCCTCAACTTCGAGTACAAGTGGGAGGCCGTCCGGGGCGCAGGAGACACCTTCGCGCCGCCCGGGGCTACGCGCCTGCAGGAGCTGTGCGCCCCGGACGGCGCGCCCGGCGTGGTGCCCGTGCTCAGCGCGCACAGCCCCTCGCTGGGCAGCGAGTACTTTATCCGCCTGGAGGAGGCCGCGCCTGCCGCCGGCCACGACCCCGACTGTGCTGGCTGCGTCCCGGGCCCGCGCACCGCCCAGGACTCGGACTCGGACTCGGGCGCCGGCGCCTCCCTGGCTGTGGAGCCGCTGCTGGGCCCCGCGCCTGCCGCTGCCTCCTGGGGCCCCTGCGACCCGCAGAGCAACGCGCGGGCCGAGCCCTGCCGCCCACGCTCGCCCTCACCAGGCGGACCCGCGGCCCAGGACGCCGACTGGGGCGCAGTCGCCTTCTGCCCGCCCTTCCTGGAGGACCCTTCGGCTGCGCGGCTGTCCCCGGGCGTCGAGGAAGAGGAGACCGGCGCGGCGGAGGCGCGGAGGGCGCAGCGCGGACACTGGAGCTCCAACGTGTCTGCTAACAACAACAGCGGCAGCCGCGGCCCTGAGGCCTGGGACCCCGGCTTTTCGGACAGCTGCCCCAGTCCAAAGCTGAGCCCACGGGCTTCCCCTGAGCAGGAGGACCCCAGGGAGCCCCTGCTTGGGCCGCAGTCAGCTcgccccagcccagggccaggtcGCTGCCTTGGTCTCCCCCATCTCTGGATAGACCCCTGGCCGGAGGCAGCCTGGCTGGGTACTGACGGCCAGCAGGCCCACCTGGCGGAGCCCCAGCTAGCCGAGGAGGCTGAGAGCTCTGGGGGACCCCAACTGCTCGtgccctctgtcccctccccctcccaggaGGGCGCACCCCTCCCCTCGGAGGGAGCAGGCGCCCCGGACGCCCTGCCCGGCTCCCCGACCCCTGCGGCCTGCTGCCAGGCCCCggacagcagctgcagcccccCGGAGCTGGAGGTGGCCAGCGGTGATGAGGAGGATGCCGCAGCTAGGGCCACCGAGGCTGTCACCCCCAGCCTGCGGGAGAAGCCAGCCACGATGCTGGCCGGGCAGCCCCAGGACCCCAAGGACTCGTTGGCCCTCCCATGTGCAGAGAGTGAGGGTGGCTGTGAGCCCGCCGGCCCCTTGGCTGCTGGGCCCCCTGGGGGGCAGCCGCGAGCGCTGGACAGTGGCTACGACACGGAAAACTACGAGTCCCCCGAGTTCCTGCTGAAGGAGGCGCAGGAGGCCAGCCAGGAGTTGGGGAGCCCAGGCCTGGGGCCTGAGACGCTGCTGGCCACTCCCCGGGGGGCCCTCCGTGAGAAGAACCCTTACCGAGACTCGGCCTACTTCTCAGACCTGGACGCCGAGCCGGACCCCCCTTccgccctggggaagcagcaggtccaTTCCCCGGGGGCTGAGCGGGGCCTGGGCAGCCCCCAGGAGGCAGCGCAGGGCACCGGCTCTGCTGAGGTGTGGCTGCCCGCAGTTGCTCCggagccagggtctccccacaccccaggtccagccagaagcctggggctCGTCCTGCTCCCTGGGgccttgctgaagccaggaggcagcagcctggagccttctGGGTTCCCCCAGGAGCGCGCAGAGGATCCCCTCTGCCAGGCCTCGCCCGGTGGCCCCCCAGCGACTCCAGGGGGCCACTcgctggaggaggaagaggaggacagcGAGGACAGCGAGGAGTCGGATGAAGAGCTGCGCTGCTACAGCGTGCAGGAGCCGGAGGAGGAGAGCGAGGAAGAGGTGGCCGCCGTGCCCGTGGTGGTGGCCGAGAGCCAGAGCGCGCACAGCCTGCGTGGCCTGCTCAAGGGCCCCGGCCTGCTGTCCCGCGCCCTGCGCGATGGCCTGGAGCACAAGAAGAAGGCTGTCTCCTTCTTCGACGCTGTCACAGTCTACCTCTTCGACCAG GAGAGCCCGGCCCGGGACCCGGCGGAGCCCCCGCCCTGCGCCAAGGAGCAGCCCCCCACGTTCCTGGCGGGCAGCCCCAGGGCGCCCGGCCGGCCGCGCCCCTCAGACGGCTCCCCTGCGGCCGAGG GTGGTGGGTTTGAACGGGAGGACTTACCACTGACGCCAGCCAAAGCCACCCTGGCCCCTGCTGCACCCACCCCGGCCACGGCGCCCGCGCCCGCGTCACGCTTCACTGTGTTGCCCACGCCCGCCTCCCGCTTCTCCATCACACACGTGTCGGACGCCGACGCCCAGGCTGTGGGAG GCCCTGCAGCCAGTGCCACGGACGCCTGA